The DNA window GCGGGCGACGTCGATCGCACGGCGCATGGCGCTGCGCGGTTCTTCCGGATCCCACAGATAGCCTTCGAGATAGAGCACCCCGGCATCGGCGATCAGCTTTTCGTCGAGCGCTTCCTTGGGCAAATAGGTGCTGGCGCCGAGGAAGGTGTTCATCGTGCGCTCGCCATCGGGTGTCACGAAGATGAGGCAACGACCCGTGGCCGGATCACCTTCGCGAACCAGCGTATCGTAATCGATGCCGACCGCGCGGATATCATGGGCGAACACATCGCCGAGCTGGTCGTTCGCGACCTGGCCGATGAACGCGCACTGCGCGCCGAGCGCGGCCATGCCGGCCAGCGTGTTGGCGGCCGAACCGCCCGAGATCTCCCGCGCCGGGCCCATCGCTGCGTAGAGCTTGGCCGCGCCTTCGTCGTCGACCAGCGTCATCCCGCCCTTGGCCAGCTGAAGCTCGTCGATGAGGTCATCATCGCACGGCGCCATCACGTCGACGATGGCGTTGCCAATAGCGATTACGTCGTAGCGGGGGTCGGTCATTGGTAATCCTGTCTGGTCGAAACGGTATGCGGTCGCGCCTAGCGGTTGGCCGAAGGCCTGCCAAGCGTTGACACTGCCCGTCGAGGCGGCGATTCCGTCCGCGATGCTTCGCGCGCTTTTCCTCGCCCTCCGCCAACTGGCCGATCCGCGCGTCATCGGACTGCTGCTGAAAAGCGTGGGGTTCGCGCTGGTCGCTTTCGTCGTGTTGGGAACGGCGGGCTGGTTCGCGTTCGACTGGGCGCTGGCTTACGCCGGGTTCGCCGACGAGAGCTTCGCCGGAGCAGGCGGCGTGCGCGGCGCGCTCTCTATCATCGGAGTGGTGATCGCCGCCTGGCTGCTTTGGCGGATCGTCGCGATGGCAGCGCTGCAGTTCTTTGCCGACGATGTCGTGAAAGCGGTCGAAGCGAAATTCTACCCTGCGCAGGCAGCGCAGGCGCGCGATCTGGGCCCGGCGCGTGAATTGCGACGCGGGATGAAAGGCGCGGGCCGCGCCTTGCTTTTCAACCTCCTCGCATTGCCGG is part of the Alteriqipengyuania halimionae genome and encodes:
- a CDS encoding EI24 domain-containing protein: MLRALFLALRQLADPRVIGLLLKSVGFALVAFVVLGTAGWFAFDWALAYAGFADESFAGAGGVRGALSIIGVVIAAWLLWRIVAMAALQFFADDVVKAVEAKFYPAQAAQARDLGPARELRRGMKGAGRALLFNLLALPVALVLLVTGVGTAAVFWLVNAVLLGRELMEMVAARHEREIGASPLGGGERFAMGGIISALFIVPGVNFLAPFLGAAMATHLVHGKTA
- a CDS encoding adenosine kinase — protein: MTDPRYDVIAIGNAIVDVMAPCDDDLIDELQLAKGGMTLVDDEGAAKLYAAMGPAREISGGSAANTLAGMAALGAQCAFIGQVANDQLGDVFAHDIRAVGIDYDTLVREGDPATGRCLIFVTPDGERTMNTFLGASTYLPKEALDEKLIADAGVLYLEGYLWDPEEPRSAMRRAIDVARNAGRKVAFTASESFVIDRHGDDFRALIEDGKIDIMFVNETELATLTGEDEFDAGLKALDGKLPIIVATRSAKGAVAVANGTRAEVPAQPIDEVVDTTGAGDLFAAGFLTGHVRGESLERCLEMGAICAAEIISHYGARPEADLKELVK